In one window of Zhihengliuella sp. ISTPL4 DNA:
- a CDS encoding bifunctional folylpolyglutamate synthase/dihydrofolate synthase yields the protein MSARDRADAVYETLLSRAGERWVQPRKERTARILEYLDDPQRTYRVIHITGTNGKTSTARMIESLLRAHDLRTGLFTSPHLERFTERIMIDGEPIADEAVADAWDEIEPFVGIVDAELEEAGEAPLTFFELLTVLAFVAVADAPVDVLVLEVGMGGEWDSTNTADGDVAVFAPIDIDHADRLGSTIAEIAQVKAGIIKEGAAVVSAQQPAEAADVLRRVAAERHATIAFEGEDFGLAEQKLAVGGQLLTIRGLAGQYEEEYLPLYGAHQGHNAALAVAAVESLIGGAAQAIAGGVISDGLQGSTSPGRLQLLGIAPTVIVDAAHNPHGAAALAQALDDSFDFDEWGLVLGVLADKDAAGIVARLAPAAAHVFATAPESDRASDADLIADLVEQAGQRATVHPSLADAADAAREWAASSDRRAVVIAGSVVLAGEAIALSEEEDWKSGWRA from the coding sequence ATGAGTGCGAGAGACCGGGCCGACGCCGTCTACGAGACGCTGCTGAGCCGAGCCGGGGAACGGTGGGTGCAGCCGCGCAAGGAGCGGACGGCGCGCATCCTCGAGTATCTCGACGATCCGCAGCGCACCTACCGTGTCATCCACATCACCGGGACCAACGGCAAGACGTCGACCGCGCGGATGATCGAGAGCCTGCTGCGCGCCCATGATCTGCGCACCGGCCTGTTCACGAGCCCGCACCTGGAGCGCTTCACCGAGCGCATCATGATCGACGGCGAGCCGATCGCGGACGAGGCCGTCGCCGACGCCTGGGACGAGATCGAGCCCTTCGTGGGGATCGTCGACGCCGAGCTCGAGGAGGCGGGGGAGGCCCCGCTGACGTTCTTCGAGCTGCTCACCGTCCTCGCCTTCGTCGCGGTCGCCGATGCGCCCGTCGATGTGCTCGTGCTCGAGGTCGGCATGGGCGGCGAGTGGGACTCCACGAACACCGCGGACGGCGACGTGGCGGTGTTCGCTCCGATCGACATCGACCATGCGGACCGCCTGGGAAGCACCATCGCCGAGATCGCCCAGGTCAAGGCCGGCATCATCAAGGAAGGCGCTGCCGTCGTCTCCGCTCAGCAGCCCGCCGAGGCCGCCGACGTGCTGCGTCGCGTGGCCGCGGAGCGTCATGCCACCATCGCCTTCGAGGGGGAGGACTTCGGGCTCGCCGAGCAGAAGCTCGCCGTCGGCGGTCAGCTCCTCACCATCCGCGGCCTCGCCGGGCAGTACGAGGAGGAGTACCTGCCGCTGTACGGCGCCCACCAGGGCCACAACGCCGCCCTGGCCGTGGCCGCGGTCGAGTCGCTCATCGGCGGCGCCGCTCAGGCGATCGCGGGCGGAGTGATCTCGGACGGACTGCAGGGCAGCACGTCTCCCGGGCGCCTGCAGCTCCTCGGCATCGCCCCCACCGTCATCGTCGATGCCGCGCACAATCCGCATGGCGCCGCCGCGCTCGCCCAGGCTCTGGACGACAGCTTCGACTTCGACGAGTGGGGACTCGTGCTCGGCGTCCTCGCAGACAAGGACGCGGCGGGCATCGTCGCGCGTCTCGCACCCGCCGCCGCGCATGTGTTCGCGACCGCGCCGGAGTCCGACCGCGCCAGCGATGCCGACCTCATCGCCGACCTCGTCGAACAGGCCGGACAGCGCGCCACCGTGCACCCGTCGCTCGCGGACGCCGCTGATGCGGCCAGGGAGTGGGCGGCTTCGTCGGATCGTCGGGCGGTGGTCATCGCCGGCTCCGTCGTCCTCGCGGGCGAGGCGATCGCGCTCTCCGAGGAGGAGGACTGGAAGTCCGGGTGGCGCGCATGA
- the ndk gene encoding nucleoside-diphosphate kinase: protein MATEETLVLVKPDGVARGLTGTILARIEAKGYALVDIRLVEPDRDLLAAHYAEHEGKPFYEPLLEFMMSGPSVAIRLAGNRVIEGFRSLAGTTDPTTAAPGTIRGDFGRDWGLQVQQNLVHGSDSPESAARELGIWFD, encoded by the coding sequence ATGGCCACCGAAGAAACCCTCGTCCTCGTCAAGCCGGACGGTGTCGCCCGCGGCCTCACCGGCACGATCCTTGCCCGCATCGAGGCCAAGGGCTATGCGCTCGTCGACATCCGCCTCGTCGAGCCCGACCGCGACCTCCTCGCCGCTCACTACGCGGAGCACGAGGGCAAGCCGTTCTACGAGCCCCTTCTCGAGTTCATGATGTCCGGCCCCTCGGTGGCGATCCGTCTCGCGGGCAACCGCGTCATCGAGGGGTTCCGCTCCCTCGCGGGCACGACCGACCCCACGACCGCCGCGCCGGGCACCATCCGCGGCGACTTCGGCCGCGACTGGGGCCTCCAGGTGCAGCAGAACCTCGTGCACGGCTCGGACAGCCCCGAGTCGGCCGCCCGCGAGCTGGGCATCTGGTTCGACTGA
- a CDS encoding ATP-binding cassette domain-containing protein: MSAALEVEGLRIAFAGTPVVEDVSFAVQPGECVAIVGESGAGKSLSARALLGLTPRAAEVVVDRLRIGGVDAAALTEHAWRRVRGAEIGLVSQDALVSLDPLRRIADEIAEPLRLHRLVRGRAAVAARVRELLGRVWMPDPDRRARQRPQELSGGLRQRALIASALAGNPAVLVADEPTTALDATVQARILVLLREIVDDGTAVVFISHDFAAVRRVADRVLVMKDGRIVESGPVAAVLASPEHPYTQQLIAATMHEPREERAALSEAVLVAEGLSKAFGGVPAVVDASFTVSAGRTLGVVGESGSGKTTLARMLVGVERPDAGVLRWTGTRRVQLVHQNPLGAFDPRWTIGRSLEEALEAGGVPRGERRTRVRALLAEVGLDESLAARRPEALSGGQRQRAALARALAADPEVLVLDEPVSALDPSVRERVLRLLARVQEERRLTMVFVSHDLDVVGAVADDVVVMQDGRIVEQGPAQEVFAAPQHPFTRELLAASGPVSP; this comes from the coding sequence ATGAGTGCGGCGCTGGAAGTCGAGGGGTTGCGGATCGCCTTCGCGGGGACCCCCGTGGTGGAGGACGTCTCGTTCGCCGTGCAGCCCGGCGAGTGCGTGGCGATCGTGGGGGAGTCGGGGGCAGGGAAGTCGCTCTCGGCGCGCGCCCTGCTCGGCCTCACGCCGCGGGCCGCCGAGGTCGTGGTCGACCGGCTCCGCATCGGCGGCGTGGACGCCGCCGCGCTGACGGAGCACGCCTGGCGGCGGGTCCGCGGGGCCGAGATCGGTCTCGTCTCGCAGGACGCCCTCGTGTCGCTGGACCCGCTGCGCCGGATCGCGGACGAGATCGCGGAACCGCTGCGGCTGCACCGCCTCGTGCGCGGGCGCGCGGCGGTCGCTGCGCGGGTGCGGGAGCTTCTCGGACGGGTGTGGATGCCCGACCCCGACCGCCGTGCACGGCAGCGTCCACAGGAGCTCTCCGGAGGATTGCGGCAGCGCGCGCTCATCGCCTCGGCGCTGGCCGGGAACCCCGCGGTGCTCGTCGCGGATGAGCCCACCACGGCCCTGGACGCGACCGTGCAGGCGCGGATCCTCGTGCTGCTGCGGGAGATCGTCGACGACGGCACCGCCGTGGTCTTCATCAGTCACGACTTCGCGGCGGTGCGCCGGGTGGCGGACCGCGTGCTGGTGATGAAGGACGGCCGGATCGTGGAGTCCGGCCCGGTCGCGGCTGTGCTCGCCTCTCCCGAGCACCCGTACACGCAGCAGCTCATCGCGGCGACGATGCACGAGCCGCGAGAGGAGCGCGCCGCGCTCTCCGAGGCCGTACTCGTCGCGGAGGGCTTGTCCAAGGCGTTCGGCGGGGTGCCGGCCGTCGTCGACGCGTCGTTCACGGTGTCCGCGGGGCGGACGCTGGGCGTCGTCGGCGAATCCGGATCGGGCAAGACGACCCTGGCGCGGATGCTGGTCGGTGTCGAGAGGCCGGATGCGGGCGTGTTGCGCTGGACCGGGACCCGACGCGTGCAGCTCGTACACCAGAACCCGCTCGGCGCCTTCGACCCGCGGTGGACGATCGGGCGATCGCTGGAGGAGGCTCTGGAGGCAGGAGGCGTGCCGCGCGGGGAGCGTCGGACGCGGGTGCGTGCGCTGCTCGCGGAAGTCGGGCTCGATGAGAGTCTGGCGGCGCGGCGGCCGGAGGCCCTGTCGGGCGGGCAGCGGCAGCGGGCGGCCCTGGCCCGAGCGCTCGCCGCCGATCCCGAGGTCCTGGTCCTGGATGAGCCCGTCTCGGCTCTCGACCCGTCGGTGCGGGAACGCGTGCTCCGCCTTCTCGCGCGGGTGCAGGAGGAGCGGCGGCTCACGATGGTCTTCGTCTCCCATGACCTCGACGTCGTCGGCGCCGTCGCGGACGACGTGGTGGTCATGCAGGACGGCCGGATCGTGGAGCAGGGGCCTGCGCAGGAGGTGTTCGCCGCCCCGCAGCATCCGTTCACCCGGGAGCTGCTCGCGGCGAGTGGCCCCGTCAGTCCGTGA
- a CDS encoding DUF4233 domain-containing protein — protein MNAAAPRRPRAPRTLVQKLAPVVLGFEAIVVFLVGLTIFGLKALPAGIEQWWGIVGGAVVAVACVVIAGMITKPWAIPAGWIVQIVVALSAIAVPAVLLVVLIFGGMWAYATIMGARLDARRPSESPTVQNADTESE, from the coding sequence ATGAACGCCGCGGCCCCGCGTCGACCGCGCGCACCGCGTACTCTCGTCCAGAAGCTCGCCCCGGTGGTGCTCGGTTTCGAGGCGATCGTCGTCTTCCTCGTCGGCCTCACCATCTTCGGCCTGAAGGCACTGCCGGCGGGCATCGAGCAGTGGTGGGGGATCGTGGGCGGCGCCGTCGTCGCCGTGGCGTGCGTCGTCATCGCGGGCATGATCACGAAGCCCTGGGCGATCCCCGCCGGCTGGATCGTGCAGATCGTCGTGGCCCTCTCGGCCATCGCCGTCCCCGCCGTGCTCCTCGTCGTCCTGATTTTCGGCGGCATGTGGGCGTATGCGACCATCATGGGGGCCCGCCTGGACGCACGACGCCCGAGCGAGTCTCCGACCGTGCAGAACGCAGACACAGAGAGTGAATGA
- a CDS encoding vitamin K epoxide reductase family protein yields the protein MSEQRTRPVVYAVWLIIASVIGWYAAFQLTVEKFALLENPQEALGCDLSPFIQCSVNLQSWQGSVFGFPNPIIGLTGWMAPLVVGVAILAGARFPRWFWAAFGVGITFAFGLVCWLIAQSLYSLFVLCPWCMVTWAVTIPTFFATMVHLARNGTFTRNAKVRATADKLMPWVPLATVIAYALIIFLAQLQGLDFLGEMARILF from the coding sequence ATGAGCGAGCAGCGCACCCGCCCCGTCGTCTATGCCGTGTGGTTGATCATCGCGAGCGTCATCGGCTGGTACGCCGCCTTCCAGCTCACCGTCGAGAAGTTCGCGCTGCTGGAGAACCCGCAGGAAGCGCTCGGGTGCGACCTCAGCCCGTTCATCCAGTGCAGCGTCAACCTCCAGTCGTGGCAGGGATCGGTGTTCGGCTTCCCGAACCCGATCATCGGCCTCACCGGCTGGATGGCGCCGCTCGTCGTCGGCGTCGCGATCCTCGCCGGCGCGCGGTTCCCGCGGTGGTTCTGGGCGGCGTTCGGCGTCGGCATCACCTTCGCGTTCGGCCTCGTGTGCTGGCTGATCGCGCAGAGCCTGTACAGCCTCTTCGTGCTCTGCCCCTGGTGCATGGTCACCTGGGCGGTGACGATCCCCACCTTCTTCGCGACCATGGTCCACCTCGCCCGCAACGGCACCTTCACGCGCAACGCGAAGGTCCGCGCCACGGCCGACAAGCTCATGCCGTGGGTGCCGCTGGCGACGGTCATCGCCTACGCGCTGATCATCTTCCTGGCGCAGCTGCAGGGACTCGACTTCCTCGGCGAGATGGCGAGGATCCTCTTCTGA
- a CDS encoding pentapeptide repeat-containing protein, with amino-acid sequence MPNSPTAPRVSAPDLPPVLEPREAARRADLLAAAMDLAGTVDLAYATLEQCAVQADADSIDLTGATLLDVDLPEPRIASLRLRNASIRRLRITGGRIGTLDLGDARVAELELRDVRIDYLNLGAARAEDVDVVGCDMRTIDLPQAELTRVRFQTTRSDEVDPRGLRAKDLDLRGLDALSYLDVQSLRGATLSSVQVQQLASVMAAGLGIIVTD; translated from the coding sequence ATGCCGAACTCCCCGACCGCACCCCGTGTGTCCGCGCCCGACCTCCCGCCCGTGCTGGAGCCCCGTGAAGCCGCGCGCCGGGCCGACCTCCTCGCCGCCGCAATGGACCTCGCGGGCACCGTCGACCTCGCGTACGCCACGCTCGAGCAGTGCGCGGTGCAGGCCGACGCCGACAGCATCGACCTCACCGGGGCCACGCTCCTCGATGTCGACCTGCCCGAACCGCGCATCGCGTCGCTCCGGCTGCGGAACGCGAGCATCCGTCGACTCCGGATCACGGGCGGCCGCATCGGGACCCTCGACCTGGGTGACGCCCGCGTGGCCGAGCTCGAGCTGCGGGACGTGCGCATCGACTACCTGAACCTGGGCGCCGCCCGCGCCGAAGACGTCGACGTGGTGGGCTGTGACATGCGCACGATCGACCTCCCGCAGGCCGAACTGACGCGCGTCCGGTTCCAGACCACGCGCAGCGACGAGGTCGACCCTCGGGGCCTGCGGGCGAAGGACCTCGATCTCCGCGGTCTCGACGCGCTGTCCTACCTCGACGTCCAGAGCCTGCGCGGAGCGACTCTCTCTTCGGTGCAGGTGCAGCAGCTCGCGTCGGTGATGGCGGCGGGGCTGGGGATCATCGTCACGGACTGA
- the ileS gene encoding isoleucine--tRNA ligase, giving the protein MTYPRSSFGPAADQAATVAPSPRFPQIEEEVLDFWKTDDTFRASIEQREGAPEWVFYDGPPFANGLPHYGHLLTGYAKDVFPRFQTMIGHKVDRVFGWDTHGLPAELEAMKQLGITEKSEIEEMGIDVFNEKARSSVLKYTREWEDYVTRQARWVDFERGYKTLDLGYMESVLWAFKTLYDKGLAYEGYRVLPYCWRDETPLSAHELRMDDDVYQMRQDPSVTVTFPLTGAKAEALGLTGVRALAWTTTPWTLPTNLALAVGPDIEYVVLPAGPAGASDVHQGRAAPSADQLAVEASAHRYLLAKDLLGGYAKDLGYESPEDALAAVDATLRGAELADITYDRLFDYYADEETYGTGNAWRILVDDYVTTTDGTGIVHQAPAYGEDDQRVAGGAGIPTILSLDDGGRFLPNVTDVAGELWMEANTPLVRIIRDNGRLVRLQSYEHSYPHCWRCRNPLIYKAVSSWFIRVTDIKDDLLANNEQITWVPENVKEGQFGKWLEGARDWSISRNRYWGSPIPIWKSDDPEYPRVDAYGSLEELERDFGTLPRNPEGEVDLHRPYIDDLTRPNPDDPTGKSTMRRIGDVFDVWFDSGSMPYAQVHYPFENQEWFDSHSPADFIVEYIGQTRGWFYVMHVLSTALFNRPAFTGVSCHGIVLGSDGYKMSKSLRNYPDVSEVLDRDGSDAMRWFLMSSAVLRGGNLIVTEEGIRSGVREFLLPLWNSWYFFATYANASTGSATQGGAGSATQGGGYEASWRTDSTDVLDRYILARLGHLVREVRADLEGLDSTTASARLRDFAEVLTNWYIRRSRDRFWVGVTDDPKSREAFDTLYTVLETLCRVAAPLVPLISERVWQGLTGGRSVHLQDWPDADQFPAADEIRDAMDAVRELSSVGNALRKKEKLRVRLPLARLTVVSPLAADLGQFEDILREELNVKTVELVPLTDEAAGEYGISHRLSVNARAAGPRLGKDVQKAIQAARSGEWSETDGVVTAGGIALEPAEYDLVLETTGRPEGEALAIVPSGGFVLLDTDTTPELEAEGLARDVIRATQETRKNAGLDVSDRIRLRLSFANADDADAVAAAFDAARVAEETLAEEYAVVDPDGSIALGYAAVFAASADSVADAAIEFAVDVPSGKYANRGDFTISVTKIEVGA; this is encoded by the coding sequence ATGACCTACCCGCGCTCCTCCTTCGGCCCCGCTGCCGACCAGGCCGCCACTGTGGCGCCGAGCCCCCGCTTCCCGCAGATCGAGGAGGAGGTGCTCGACTTCTGGAAGACCGACGACACCTTCCGCGCCTCCATCGAGCAGCGCGAGGGCGCGCCGGAGTGGGTGTTCTACGACGGTCCTCCGTTCGCGAACGGCCTCCCACACTACGGCCACCTGCTCACGGGCTACGCGAAGGACGTGTTCCCCCGCTTCCAGACCATGATCGGGCACAAGGTCGACCGTGTCTTCGGGTGGGACACCCACGGGCTGCCGGCCGAGCTCGAGGCGATGAAGCAGCTCGGGATCACCGAGAAGAGCGAGATCGAGGAGATGGGGATCGACGTCTTCAACGAGAAGGCGCGCTCCTCGGTCCTGAAGTACACGCGGGAGTGGGAGGACTACGTCACCCGTCAGGCCCGGTGGGTGGACTTCGAGCGCGGCTACAAGACGCTCGACCTCGGCTACATGGAGAGCGTGCTCTGGGCCTTCAAGACCCTGTACGACAAGGGACTCGCCTACGAGGGCTACCGCGTCCTCCCGTACTGCTGGCGCGATGAGACGCCGTTGTCCGCCCACGAGCTGCGCATGGACGACGACGTCTACCAGATGCGACAGGACCCGTCGGTCACGGTCACCTTCCCGCTCACCGGGGCGAAGGCCGAGGCGCTGGGTCTCACCGGGGTCCGAGCCCTCGCCTGGACGACGACCCCGTGGACCCTGCCGACCAACCTCGCGCTCGCGGTGGGGCCGGACATCGAGTACGTCGTGCTGCCCGCCGGTCCCGCCGGCGCCTCCGACGTGCACCAGGGGCGCGCCGCTCCCTCGGCCGACCAGCTCGCCGTCGAGGCCTCCGCACACCGCTACCTGCTCGCGAAGGACCTGCTCGGCGGCTACGCCAAGGACCTGGGCTACGAGAGCCCGGAGGACGCGCTCGCCGCGGTCGACGCCACGCTCCGCGGCGCCGAGCTTGCCGACATCACCTACGACCGCCTGTTCGACTACTACGCGGACGAGGAGACCTACGGCACGGGGAACGCCTGGCGCATCCTCGTCGACGACTACGTCACCACGACCGACGGCACCGGCATCGTCCACCAGGCACCCGCCTATGGTGAGGACGACCAGCGCGTCGCCGGCGGGGCCGGCATCCCGACGATCCTGTCCCTCGACGACGGCGGGCGCTTCCTCCCGAACGTCACCGATGTCGCGGGCGAGTTGTGGATGGAGGCGAACACCCCGCTCGTGCGGATCATCCGTGACAACGGCCGCCTGGTGCGGCTGCAGAGCTACGAGCACTCCTACCCGCACTGCTGGCGCTGCCGGAACCCCCTGATCTACAAGGCCGTGTCGAGCTGGTTCATCCGGGTCACCGACATCAAGGACGACCTCCTCGCGAACAACGAGCAGATCACCTGGGTGCCGGAGAACGTGAAGGAGGGGCAGTTCGGCAAGTGGCTCGAGGGCGCTCGCGACTGGTCGATCAGCCGCAACCGCTACTGGGGCTCACCCATCCCGATCTGGAAGAGCGACGACCCGGAGTACCCGCGCGTCGACGCCTACGGCTCGCTGGAGGAGCTGGAGCGCGACTTCGGCACGCTGCCGCGCAACCCGGAGGGCGAGGTGGACCTGCATCGCCCCTACATCGACGATCTGACCAGGCCGAACCCGGACGACCCCACGGGCAAGAGCACGATGCGGCGCATCGGCGACGTCTTCGACGTGTGGTTCGACTCCGGCTCGATGCCGTACGCGCAGGTGCACTATCCGTTCGAGAACCAGGAGTGGTTCGACTCGCACTCCCCGGCGGACTTCATCGTGGAGTACATCGGCCAGACCCGCGGCTGGTTCTACGTCATGCACGTGCTCTCGACGGCGCTGTTCAACCGGCCGGCGTTCACGGGCGTCAGCTGCCACGGCATCGTGCTCGGCAGCGACGGCTACAAGATGTCGAAGTCGCTGCGGAACTACCCTGACGTGTCCGAGGTGCTCGACCGCGACGGGTCCGACGCGATGCGCTGGTTCCTCATGTCCAGTGCGGTGCTCCGCGGCGGCAACCTCATCGTCACCGAGGAGGGCATCCGGTCCGGCGTGCGGGAGTTCCTGCTGCCGCTGTGGAACTCGTGGTACTTCTTCGCGACGTACGCGAATGCTTCGACAGGCTCAGCAACCCAGGGAGGAGCAGGCTCAGCAACCCAGGGAGGCGGGTACGAGGCGTCGTGGCGCACCGACTCGACCGACGTCCTCGACCGGTACATCCTCGCGCGGTTGGGCCACCTCGTCCGCGAGGTCCGGGCCGATCTGGAGGGTCTGGACTCGACCACCGCGTCCGCGCGACTGCGCGACTTCGCCGAGGTGCTGACGAACTGGTACATCCGCCGCTCGCGCGATCGGTTCTGGGTGGGCGTGACGGACGACCCGAAGAGCCGCGAGGCCTTCGACACGCTGTACACCGTGCTGGAGACCCTGTGCCGCGTGGCCGCGCCGCTCGTCCCGCTCATCAGCGAGCGCGTGTGGCAGGGCCTCACCGGCGGGCGCAGCGTGCACCTGCAGGACTGGCCGGATGCGGACCAGTTCCCTGCCGCCGACGAGATCCGCGACGCCATGGATGCCGTCCGTGAGCTGTCGAGCGTCGGCAACGCGCTGCGCAAGAAGGAGAAGCTGCGCGTGCGGCTGCCGCTCGCACGGCTCACGGTGGTCTCTCCGCTCGCGGCCGACCTCGGCCAGTTCGAGGACATCCTCCGCGAGGAGCTCAACGTGAAGACCGTGGAGCTCGTCCCGCTGACCGATGAGGCGGCCGGGGAGTACGGCATCAGCCACCGGCTGAGCGTGAACGCCCGCGCCGCGGGTCCGCGCCTCGGCAAGGACGTGCAGAAGGCCATCCAGGCCGCGCGCTCGGGTGAATGGTCCGAGACCGACGGCGTCGTGACCGCCGGCGGCATCGCGCTGGAGCCCGCCGAGTACGACCTCGTCCTCGAGACCACGGGTCGCCCCGAAGGGGAGGCCCTGGCCATCGTCCCGTCCGGAGGGTTCGTCCTGCTCGACACCGACACGACGCCGGAGCTGGAGGCCGAGGGTCTGGCGCGCGACGTTATCCGCGCGACCCAGGAGACGCGGAAGAACGCGGGACTTGACGTGAGCGACCGCATTCGACTGAGGCTCTCCTTCGCTAACGCCGACGATGCGGACGCCGTTGCCGCCGCATTCGACGCCGCGCGAGTCGCTGAAGAAACGCTGGCCGAGGAGTATGCCGTCGTGGATCCGGATGGTTCCATCGCCCTCGGATACGCAGCCGTGTTTGCGGCGTCGGCGGACTCCGTTGCCGATGCTGCTATCGAATTCGCCGTGGATGTTCCGAGCGGGAAGTATGCCAACCGCGGTGACTTCACGATCTCCGTAACCAAGATCGAGGTGGGCGCATGA